The Vitis vinifera cultivar Pinot Noir 40024 chromosome 1, ASM3070453v1 DNA segment TTAGAACATGTATCTAGTTCAAGATTCCATTCCCTCAAACAGATTGACTTTGCTATCACTATTGATCATACAAATGTTTGTGACATATGTCCTTTAGCAAAGCAAAGAAGGCTTCCTTTTTTTTGTATCacaaaataattctaataaaagtTTTGTGATCGCTCAGATTTTgtcgtttattggatcaaaacaaaatttataacctaattcattATTCTATGGCaatttgtacccgatcaaaaatgtggttttagtacaaactactgtagtatagtggtatttaggtatcgtccacaagaatggattattctcggtaattaaggcttgaacgagatgataagaaatgatggtgatcaagtgaaatttacttgaaattgcatgataaaatCTCTAGATAgcaatgtattcaaattgaattgaaaatgaagtgtaaaagagaagaaaattaataagatgtgagattctcggagttaggattttctagagagcaatttccatggtgaataggtgttaagatcaaattttcatcaagttagattgaaaacctaaattttcatctaaaccgatttttgatttagctttagatctagatctaatttctcttcaaattaggtaatctaatccaagagatcaatttgaatcatatattcaattcatcttaaattatcttccaatgattcatactatgcaactattcaatttcatcaaatctagcattaagaatttgatgaatctacctagcttgcattgtagtagtcatccaagacaatttgaagagaaaaatccccaaatttcaattaatcaatcaattggatcaaattacctatgcaattcaagctcaattctctaattcaccatagatcttgcttCTAGATCCTCCGTCCTCCAAgaaaaaacgagatttagccactcatgcttggagatttgatctcacaagacatgtttgactaccgagaaaataagagaaactgaaggaaagtggagaattatatagagagaagaagtatgaaaagttctacaattagaaaatgaatcaaaaagtCCCTAAATGAGTCAAtcccgtttctatttataggcccaGGTTAAAAGGACACTTGGCAACATTTTAGAGGTCTTCCGGatgcttcttcatcaaggaatctGGAGAAAATGCATTTTCGCACGAGCCCCTAGAAATCTCGCATGATGGTGTGAAGTGGAGAATCCATCAGCTTCAATTTCGTTCTTCTGGAGCGTTTCGCATGACtgtgtgaaaatttcgcatggtcatgcgaaatcactttttcaCAATTTCCTTATGTGCTACAGCCACAACCTTTCTGTTtcatttcgcatggtcatgcaaAATCGAAAATCATGCTATTCCGGAtcctctttgcaatttttctcatttcttcatgtttaatccatctccaccaccttcaattaagctccaaagcttggtccaagtgcatttcctcttcctcttcatctACATTATGTACCCTCCTCCATTCCATTTCCATTTGTCACTCCATGCTTCAAATATCAccttaaaatatctccaaaacaCAACAAAGAACCATTAGTATCTCTTGGAAGGGTAGCAATGTATTACTTGGGcatattaggcataattactactcaaaatgtgtGAAACTCATGAAAGTTAGTATCTAAAATGTGtggtttttgagtagtaatcattttGATTTGATCCATTGTGATATATGGGGTCCTTTTGGCACTACTTCTTATTCTGGTTTTcgatatttttttaacaatagcCGATGACTACACAAGGTGTACTTGGGTATACATGATTAAAGCTAAATCAGAAGTGCCATCTTTAATCAAAACTTTCTGTAATGGTAGCAAAccaattttcttcttctgttaAAGCTATAAGGTCTGATAATGGACCAAAATTCTTACTCACAAAATTCTATCATAAATATGGTATTTTGCATTAGAGAAGTTGTGTcgaaactcctcaacaaaatggtgttGTGGAGAGAAAACTTCAACATCTACTAAGCACTGCTAGAGCCTTAATGTTTCAAGCAAATCTACCATTAATTTTTTGGAGTGACTGTGTGCTTACTGCTGCCCACATAATCAATAGAATTCCCACTCCTCTACTTCAAAATAAAACCccttttgaaatgttttttaacAAAACACCTAACCTTTCTCATTTAAGAGTTTTTGGCTGTCTTTGTTTTGCATCCACTTTAACTAGTCACAGACAAAAATTTGATTCACGAGCCACAAAGTGCATCTTCCTAGGATATCCTTATGATATTAAGGGTTATAAACTCATGGATCTAAACAACAATAAGATCCTTGTTTCTCGGAATGTCATATTCCATGAaacattttttcctttccaagtGTTGCCCCAACATCTTGAAACTCATTCATTTATGTTTCCTCTTTCACAATCATTTTCAGATTCACCTTCTACCACCCCCTTCTTCAATTCCTATCATAATGTGTGACCTGCATCACCACCTAATAATTCTCCTTTTCTCTCTGAACCTTTTGCCCTTCTTGAATCCGACTCACCTACATGTCCCTCTCCATCCCATCTGGATTCAACTGACCCTGAAGTCCTACAGCTCAGAAAATCAACCAGAATTAAACAAAAACCTTCATATCTGCAGGACTATTATTATGGTAATGTCTCTTCTTCTCAAACTGCAACTCAGACATCTACTTCAACTAACTGGTCTCCCATTAAAGGTAATTTCTATTCTCTTCACCCTTTTCTTTCTACTAGTAGACTGTCTACGTCCCATAAAACTTTTCTCACCTTTATCACAAACTCTCCAGAACCCAAATCATACACCCAAGCTTCTCGCCTCCTTGAATGGCAAGCTGTCATGCAACATGAACTTACTGCTTTGGAGTTAAATAAAACTTAGGAACTTGTTActcttcctaaaaataaaaggactattggttgtaaatgggtatTCAAAGTGAAATATAAAGCTGATGGAACTATAGAAAGACATAAAGCTAGATTGGTGGCAAAAGGGTATACTAAGCAAGAATGCCTCGATTTATTTGATACTTTCTCTCATGTGGCCAAGATTACATCCATTCGCTTACTACTTGCTGTGGCTACCGTCAAACAGTGGCATCTTCATCAACTAAATGTCAATAATGCATTTTTGCATGGTGATTTACATGAAGAGGTATACATGGAATTGCCTCCTGGGTTGGCTGTCCAAGGTGAACAGAAAGTTTGTCGTCTTTTAAAGAGCCTTTATGGCTTGAAGCAAGCTTCCAGGCAATGGTATGCCAAACTATCCCAGGCCCTTCTTTCCTATGGATTTGTTCAAGGTAACTCTGATTGTTCTCTATTCATTAAGAAATCTGAAAGTTCTTTTATGGCCTTATTAGTCTATGTGGATGATGTGCTATTGGCAAGTGATAGCATTCTGGAAATTGAAAGGTTGAAGACCTTTTTAGATGCCAAGTTCACTATTAAAGACTTAGGCCcactgaaatactttcttggctTGGAAGTTGCAAGGTCCAAGACTAGTATCTTCTTATGCCAACGAAACTATATACTTGACATACTTGAAGACACTGGTTTAACTAGATCCAAACCTATTGCCTTCCCTATGGAATCTACCCTCAAGTTATCAGCAAATGATACCAATTTCTATGAAGATCCATCAGGTTACCGAAGACTCATTGGCAGATTATTTTACTTAACTCTCACTAAGCCCGACTTAGCCTATTCTGTAAAAGTACTCAGCCAATTTTTAGCAAAACCTGCTGTTAGTCACCATCAAGCAGGCATTCGAGTACTGAGGTATCTAAAGGCCATACTAGGGCAAggtctcttttttctttctttctcagaTTTTCAATTAAAGGGTTTTTCCTATAGTGATTGGGCAGGCTGTGTCGATACTAGAAGAAGTGTCACTGgttttgcaatttttcttggCAACTCATTGATTTCATGGAAATCAAAGAAACAAGTTACAGTTAGTCGATCCTCTACAGAGGTAGAGTACCAAGCCCTTGCAACTGCCACCTGTGAAATTCAATGGCTTTTTAATGCCTTGCAAGACCTGGATATCAAACATTCACAGTCAGCTTTGCTATATACTGACAGTAAATCAACAATGCCCATCACCACAAATCCAGTTCAACATGAGAGAACAAAACATATCTAGATTGATTGCCATCTTATTCGCGAAAAATTGCAGCAGCATGTTATAAAGCTCTTCCATATTCCATTGCGATTATAGCTTGCAGATATCTTTACAAAGCCTCTCGGTTCTCTACCTTTTCATCATACTCTTTGCAAGATGAACATCATTAACATCCATGTTCATCTTGAGGGGGGGTGTTGGAGTGTTACATCTCATATTGAAAGCATGgaattaaaaaggaaagaagactTAAAATAGAAAGCAAGTTAGATGAGAAGAGTTAGTTAGAAGAGttgttatttcaaattattctttacTTTGTTATTGTGTCATTGATGTATTATAAATAGGACTCAAGTCTGAtgtagtttttaaattttttcagtTTCTGcaattcattttcctttgcgTCCTCTATTTCTTGGTGTTTTTCATCAGTTTCAAATTCTTCTGATTCTCAACAACaattattgtaaatatataGAGTTGATACCCAAATCTGGGTCATTATTTATGATCCACTGGATCTTCACGACAATATATATTGATATCCTGAAACTAGTCTCAGAGAAGGGACTCAGAAAACTAGCAGGAAAAGTAGTTTATGATCATCTTCAAACAGTATCATTTACGCCTCAGAACAACAAACAATAGAATTCCTTCTTTGTTGCCTGATTCCAGCTGGTGGGAGGACTCCATAATTTTCTTGGAAAAACTATCAAACAGTTGATCAATAATCCCACTTCCAAAATGTTGGGCAAAAATTCCCTCCAAGCCAGCTCTAAGGTACATTGCATATTCCTTTCCATTGATCGGGCCAACAAGTTTTGATCTAGAGTTCACTAACTCCATTCTCTCAATGGTTAAACACTCATTTCTTTCCACCAGCTCTGTCATTTGCTCGGGAGAGGCCAGATGAATAGGCAAGTTGAAGGAATCCACTTGAGCTTCACTAATTAATCCCTGCATTCAACATTGGCAATTTTGGCATCATCTCTTGAATTTGATTCGGGCTTGTCTGTAAAACAACATAAAACTACCAGACAAGCAAAAATTCAACAATTATAATTATAGtttgtttttttcccctctctGCCCTAATACTGGGCTTCATGTATGAGGTTCCATGAGGGTATATTGGTCATTTTACATGATTAGCCTAGCGTTTCCTACGACCCAACCTGAATTGGGCCATGGGATGAGCATATGCCTAGGGTAAGTGTGCCAGGCTCCCTCAGCCCCAACAAAAAATTTCCCtgttttatttccaaaatataCTAATATTTCCCAAGTTCCACATTAATTTTCTATGCGGAATGT contains these protein-coding regions:
- the LOC109123409 gene encoding uncharacterized mitochondrial protein AtMg00810-like, which encodes MELPPGLAVQGEQKVCRLLKSLYGLKQASRQWYAKLSQALLSYGFVQGNSDCSLFIKKSESSFMALLVYVDDVLLASDSILEIERLKTFLDAKFTIKDLGPLKYFLGLEVARSKTSIFLCQRNYILDILEDTGLTRSKPIAFPMESTLKLSANDTNFYEDPSGYRRLIGRLFYLTLTKPDLAYSVKVLSQFLAKPAVSHHQAGIRVLRYLKAILGQGCVDTRRSVTGFAIFLGNSLISWKSKKQVTVSRSSTEVEYQALATATCEIQWLFNALQDLDIKHSQSALLYTDSKSTMPITTNPVQHERTKHI